In Oreochromis aureus strain Israel breed Guangdong linkage group 15, ZZ_aureus, whole genome shotgun sequence, a single genomic region encodes these proteins:
- the LOC120433010 gene encoding piggyBac transposable element-derived protein 4-like, with protein sequence MSHKRFHQIGGALRFDDKLSRPRRHQDKLSAFRKVWDLWTHCLELLFNPDRDICIDEQLVPFRGRCKFKQYIPTKPAKYGLKIWTVCDVKTSYAWRVQLYTGKAGDRAEVNQGMSVVMELTEGLKELPPQLLRTRERAIFSSAFAFTLTHTVVSYVPRRGKNVLLLSTKHRTPDVSEEEKRKPVFIQDYNRCKGGVDNLDKVVGTYSCRRKTNRWPVALFHNLLDVSLYNSYVLWTAIGGGCMSKKWEKLWYQGRGA encoded by the exons ATGTCCCACAAGAGATTCCACCAAATCGGTGGGGCGCTGCGTTTCGACGATAAGCTTTCCCGACCCCGACGCCATCAGGACAAGCTGTCTGCCTTCCGCAAGGTGTGGGATTTGTGGACGCATTGTCTGGAGCTGCTGTTTAACCCAGACAGAGACATTTGTATCGATGAACAGCTGGTCCCATTCCGAGGAAGGTGTAAGTTCAAACAGTACATACCAACCAAGCCTGCGAAATACGGGCTAAAAATATGGACTGTGTGTGACGTGAAAACGTCCTATGCCTGGAGAGTGCAGCTATACACCGGCAAAGCTGGCGATCGTGCGGAGGTCAACCAGGGGATGAGCGTGGTAATGGAACTAACTGAGGGGCTCAAG GAGCTTCCGCCTCAGTTGCTCCGGACAAGAGAGAGAGCAATCTTTTCCTCCGCCTTCGCCTTCACGCTCACCCACACCGTCGTTTCGTACGTCCCCCGACGTGGGAAGAATGTGCTATTGTTGAGCACGAAACACCGCACTCCCGATGTAAGCGAGGAAGAGAAGCGAAAGCCAGTGTTCATACAGGATTATAATAGGTGCAAAGGAGGTGTCGACAACCTTGACAAG GTTGTTGGCACCTACTCCTGCAGGAGGAAAACAAACCGCTGGCCAGTGGCTCTCTTTCACAACCTGCTGGACGTCTCACTGTACAATTCGTACGTGCTGTGGACAGCAATTGGAGGAGGCTGTATGTCGAAGAAGTGGGAGAAGCTTTG GTACCAGGGGCGTGGGGCTTAA